A section of the Hevea brasiliensis isolate MT/VB/25A 57/8 chromosome 17, ASM3005281v1, whole genome shotgun sequence genome encodes:
- the LOC110638494 gene encoding elongation factor 2: MVKFTAEELRRIMDFKHNIRNMSVIAHVDHGKSTLTDSLVAAAGIIAQEVAGDVRMTDTRQDEAERGITIKSTGISLYYEMSDEALKSYKGERNGNEYLINLIDSPGHVDFSSEVTAALRITDGALVVVDCVEGVCVQTETVLRQALGERIRPVLTVNKMDRCFLELQVDGEEAYQTFQRVIENANVIMATYEDPLLGDCQVYPEKGTVAFSAGLHGWAFTLTNFAKMYASKFGVDESKMMERLWGENFFDPATKKWTTKNTGSPTCKRGFVQFCYEPIKQIINTCMNDQKDKLWPMLQKLGVTMKSEEKDLMGKALMKRVMQTWLPASNALLEMMIFHLPSPARAQKYRVENLYEGPLDDPYATAIRNCDPEGPLMLYVSKMIPASDKGRFFAFGRVFSGKVSTGLKVRIMGPNYVPGEKKDLYVKSVQRTVIWMGKKQETVEDVPCGNTVALVGLDQFITKNATLTNEKEVDAHPIRAMKFSVSPVVRVAVQCKVASDLPKLVEGLKRLAKSDPMVVCTIEESGEHIIAGAGELHLEICLKDLQDDFMGGAEIIKSDPVVSFRETVLEKSCRVVMSKSPNKHNRLYMEARPMEDGLAEAIDEGRIGPRDDPKARAKILSEEFGWDKDLAKKIWCFGPETTGPNMVVDMCKGVQYLNEIKDSVVAGFQWASKEGALAEENMRGICFEVCDVVLHADAIHRGGGQVIPTARRVIYASQLTAKPRLLEPVYLVEIQAPEQALGGIYSVLNQKRGHVFEEFQRPGTPLYNIKAYLPVIESFGFSSTLRAATSGQAFPQCVFDHWDMMSSDPLEAGSQAAQLVADIRKRKGLKEQMTPLSEYEDKL; the protein is encoded by the exons ATG GTGAAGTTTACAGCTGAGGAGCTTCGTCGTATTATGGACTTTAAGCACAACATCCGTAATATGTCTGTCATTGCACATGTTGATCATG GGAAGTCAACTCTTACCGATTCTCTTGTGGCTGCTGCTGGTATCATAGCACAAGAAGTTGCTGGTGATGTCCGTATGACTGATACCCGACAGGATGAAGCAGAGCGTGGTATTACAATTAAATCTACTGGTATCTCACTCTACTATGAAATGAGTGATGAAGCCCTCAAAAGTTACAAGGGAGAGAGGAACGGAAATGAGTACCTTATCAATCTCATTGATTCCCCTGGACACGTTGACTTTTCATCTGAAGTCACTGCTGCTCTTCGTATTACTGATGGTGCACTTGTGGTGGTTGATTGTGTAGAGGGTGTCTGTGTCCAAACTGAAACTGTGCTCCGTCAGGCCTTGGGTGAAAGGATTAGGCCTGTCTTGACTGTCAACAAGATGGACAGGTGCTTTCTTGAGCTCCAGGTTGATGGAGAGGAGGCTTATCAAACATTCCAGAGGGTCATTGAAAATGCTAATGTTATCATGGCAACGTATGAAGATCCCCTCCTTGGTGATTGTCAGGTCTACCCTGAGAAAGGAACAGTTGCCTTTTCTGCTGGTTTGCATGGTTGGGCTTTCACCTTGACAAACTTTGCTAAGATGTATGCCTCAAAGTTTGGAGTGGATGAGTCTAAGATGATGGAAAGGCTATGGGGTGAGAACTTCTTTGACCCGGCTACTAAGAAGTGGACTACCAAGAACACTGGCTCTCCAACTTGCAAGCGTGGCTTTGTGCAGTTCTGTTACGAGCCTATCAAGCAGATTATCAATACTTGCATGAATGACCAGAAGGATAAATTGTGGCCGATGTTGCAAAAGCTTGGAGTCACCATGAAGTCCGAGGAGAAGGATTTGATGGGAAAGGCTTTGATGAAGCGTGTTATGCAGACCTGGCTTCCTGCAAGCAATGCTCTGCTGGAAATGATGATCTTTCACCTTCCTTCTCCTGCCAGGGCCCAGAAGTATCGTGTTGAGAACTTGTATGAGGGTCCTCTTGATGATCCTTATGCTACTGCTATCAGGAACTGTGATCCTGAGGGCCCACTTATGCTTTATGTTTCTAAGATGATTCCAGCTTCCGACAAGGGTAGGTTCTTTGCTTTTGGTCGTGTATTCTCTGGAAAGGTCTCAACCGGTCTAAAGGTCAGGATCATGGGTCCAAACTATGTCCCTGGTGAGAAGAAAGACTTGTATGTTAAGAGTGTTCAGAGAACTGTTATTTGGATGGGAAAGAAGCAGGAAACTGTTGAGGATGTCCCGTGTGGTAATACTGTAGCCTTGGTTGGTTTGGATCAATTTATCACTAAGAATGCAACTTTGACCAACGAGAAGGAAGTTGATGCCCATCCCATTCGGGCTATGAAGTTCTCCGTCTCACCAGTTGTGCGTGTTGCTGTTCAATGTAAGGTTGCATCTGATCTCCCCAAGCTTGTTGAAGGTCTAAAGCGTTTGGCCAAGTCAGATCCTATGGTTGTATGTACCATTGAGGAGTCTGGAGAGCACATCATTGCTGGTGCTGGGGAACTTCACCTCGAGATTTGCTTGAAGGATTTGCAGGATGATTTCATGGGTGGAGCAGAGATCATCAAGTCAGACCCAGTTGTGTCCTTCCGTGAGACTGTCCTTGAGAAATCTTGTCGTGTGGTGATGAGCAAGTCCCCTAACAAGCACAATCGTCTTTACATGGAGGCAAGGCCTATGGAGGATGGGCTTGCTGAGGCCATTGATGAGGGTCGTATCGGTCCTAGGGATGATCCCAAGGCACGGGCTAAGATATTGTCTGAGGAATTTGGTTGGGATAAAGATCTAGCAAAGAAAATTTGGTGTTTTGGTCCGGAGACCACTGGACCTAACATGGTTGTTGATATGTGTAAGGGAGTGCAGTACCTCAATGAAATCAAGGACTCTGTCGTAGCTGGTTTCCAGTGGGCTTCAAAAGAAGGTGCCCTGGCTGAAGAAAACATGAGGGGTATCTGCTTTGAAGTATGTGATGTGGTTCTTCATGCTGATGCTATTCACAGAGGTGGTGGCCAGGTCATTCCCACTGCTAGGAGGGTTATCTATGCATCTCAACTCACAGCCAAGCCTAGGCTTCTTGAGCCAGTTTACTTGGTTGAGATCCAGGCCCCAGAGCAAGCCCTTGGCGGTATTTATAGTGTTCTGAACCAGAAACGTGGGCACGTCTTTGAGGAATTCCAGAGGCCTGGCACCCCCTTGTACAACATCAAGGCCTATCTCCCTGTTATTGAGTCTTTTGGATTCTCTAGTACTTTGAGAGCTGCTACATCTGGACAGGCTTTCCCACAATGTGTTTTTGATCACTGGGACATGATGTCTTCTGATCCACTAGAAGCAGGTTCGCAGGCAGCACAGCTTGTTGCAGACATCCGCAAGAGGAAGGGCTTGAAGGAGCAGATGACTCCTCTATCTGAGTACGAGGACAAATTGTAA
- the LOC110638489 gene encoding probable BOI-related E3 ubiquitin-protein ligase 2, whose amino-acid sequence MAVEARHLNLFPSQLLGNREIMNHVEANSNIYNTQMGYRFPSSGTTTAETLLPMYSSVITDSIPQKTPIKSESGLTYTYNLPMPRKRPRESISPLLSYPTPQPNKTASPFSFLGLDLSLQIEQQQLDIDRLISQHMEKVRMELEDKRKRQARRIVEAIEEGMLKMLRAKEEEIEKIGKLNWALEEKVKSLCIENQIWRDLAQTKEATANALRTNLEQVLAAQINDERTRGAGLDKTAAEMDDAQSCCGSSGGGEGERSSDRCALGSWGVQDKDTSSRLCRNCRKGESCVLLLPCRHLCLCSVCGSSLNTCPICKATKNASFHVNMS is encoded by the exons ATGGCTGTAGAAGCCCGTCATCTCAATCTCTTCCCTTCTCAACTCTTAGGCAACAG GGAAATAATGAATCATGTTGAAGCAAATTCAAATATCTACAACACCCAGATGGGATATCGATTTCCATCATCAGGAACGACGACAGCAGAGACTCTGCTTCCCATGTACAGTTCAGTAATCACAGATTCAATCCCTCAAAAAACACCAATCAAATCAGAAAGCGGCCTTACCTACACCTACAATCTGCCTATGCCAAGAAAACGCCCAAGAGAATCTATCAGTCCTCTTCTCTCATACCCAACTCCCCAACCCAACAAGACTGCTTCTCCCTTCTCCTTTCTTGGCCTAGACCTCTCCCTTCAGATCGAGCAACAGCAACTAGACATCGACCGCCTTATTTCCCAACAT ATGGAGAAAGTGAGGATGGAGTTAGAAGACAAGAGAAAGAGGCAAGCGAGAAGGATAGTAGAGGCAATAGAGGAAGGGATGCTTAAGATGTTGAGGGCAAAGGAAGAAGAAATCGAGAAGATAGGTAAATTAAATTGGGCACTGGAAGAGAAGGTAAAGTCCTTGTGCATAGAGAACCAAATATGGCGAGACCTTGCACAAACCAAAGAGGCCACGGCCAATGCTCTAAGAACCAACCTCGAACAAGTCCTAGCAGCGCAGATTAACGACGAACGCACCCGGGGCGCAGGATTAGACAAAACGGCAGCAGAAATGGACGATGCCCAATCATGCTGTGGCAGCAGCGGTGGCGGTGAGGGGGAAAGGTCATCGGACCGGTGTGCGTTGGGAAGTTGGGGGGTGCAGGATAAGGACACAAGTAGTAGGCTGTGCAGGAACTGTAGGAAGGGGGAATCGTGTGTGTTGCTATTGCCGTGCAGGCATCTATGCCTCTGCAGTGTTTGTGGGTCTAGTCTCAATACTTGCCCTATCTGTAAAGCCACCAAGAATGCCAGTTTCCATGTTAACATGTCATGA